A stretch of DNA from Nitrospira sp. KM1:
ATCCCGTGTTAGTGTCTGGAACCGACGGTGTCGGAACGAAACTCAAGATCGCCTTCCTCATGGACAAGCATGACACAGTTGGAATCGATCTGGTCGCGATGAGTGTGAACGATATTGCAGTGAGCGGAGCCGAACCCTTATTTTTTCTGGACTATTTCGCGACGGGCAAATTGGCAGTTTCCAAGGCCCAGCAGGTCGTCGGGGGCATTGCCGAAGGATGCCGTCAGGCGGGCTGTGCGTTGATTGGGGGTGAAACGGCAGAAATGCCGTCGTTTTATGCGGATGGAGAATACGATCTGGCGGGTTTTGCCGTCGGTGTGGTCGACAAACCTAAGATCATCGACGGGAAGTCCATCGAGCCCGGCGACGTCCTCATCGGGCTCGCATCGTCGGGACTTCATAGCAATGGATATTCGCTGGTCCGCCGGATCCTGTTCGAGAAGGCGAAGCTGTCGGTTGCGAGCAAAGTCCCGGACCTCGATCGTCCGATCGGGGAGATCCTTTTGACCCCGACGAGGATCTATGCCAAGCAGATTCTTGCTCTCGTGAGCGAGTTTCCCATCAAAGGCATCGTGCACATTACCGGCGGCGGCATTACCGAAAATCTTCCTCGAGTGTTTCCTCCCGGCGTCAGAGCCAGAATTCATCGTAAAGTCTGGACCGTTCCTCCGGTCTTCGGCCTCTTGAGCCGTCTTGGGCAGGTGGATCGCGAAGAAATGTACCGAGTATTCAACATGGGCATTGGTCTGATCCTCGTCGTGCCGGCTCCTTCCTCCGCGGGTGTTCTGAAAAAAGCGGCATCCCTCGGCGATCAGGCATGGATCATCGGAGAAATGGTCCCGGCATCCGATGGAACACCGGACGTCGAATATGCCGACTAAACTCTTGGCTCCCAGGATGGACCAGCCGAGCGTTGACGCGGGTTGCTGACAATCTTCCAGAGTCCATTGAGGGAATCATCAACGTGAATGCTCATCCGATCAAACGTGCCCATCCATTGCGTGTGGCGGTCCTCGCGTCGGGTCGGGGATCGAATCTCCAGGCCATCATCGATGCCATCGAGGTCGGAACGGTGCACGCCACGATCGTTGCAGTTATCAGCAACAAGAAAGACTCTGGGGCGCTGGAGCGGGCGAGAAAACATGGTGTGCGCGATCTGTTCGTCGATCCCAAACCGTTCGCCGGACGTCCGGATAGCCGCGAAGTCTATGACCGGGAATTGCTGGAACAATTGAACAAACACGATGTCGAGCTGGTCCTCTTGGCCGGATACATGAAGATTGTCACGGGGGTGCTGGTCAATGCGTATGCGAACCGGATGATGAACATTCACCCATCGCTGCTGCCGTCATTTCCGGGGTTGGACGTTCAAAAGAAGGCGATCGAGTGGGGATGCAAACTCGCCGGCTGCACCGTTCACTTTGTCACGGAAGGCGTAGACGAGGGGCCGATCATCCTGCAAGCGGCGGTTCCCATTCTAGATGACGATACGCCGGAAATCCTCGCCGCGCGAATTTTGGAACAGGAACACAAAATCTATCCGCGCGCCGTGCAACTGTTCGCCGAAGGCCGGCTGCGGGTCGAAGGGCGCCGTGTCACGATAGACCAGGGAACGCCGGTCGGGCAGTCGATCATCAGCGCGTCATAAGAAGCCGGTGTTACGACACGCGACATCGGGATCGCAAACTCAGCTACCGGTAGCGAGTGAACCGGTGCTTGTGTATAATGCGGCAACCGGGAGATACGGGCATCTACCTCCCCGTTTTTCTACTGCGGTCCACGCCAGCGCACTGATGCGCGACACATCCCGCAGGTTCAGTCGCTCGTATTCTCCGGTATTCCAGGTGGGGGGCTAGCTCAGTTGGGAGAGCACTACGTTCGCAACGTAGGGGTCGGGGGTTCAACTCCCCTGCCCTCCACCAAACCAAGCTCGCTCGTGCCGCGTGCTCTTCAGCGCAGTATCGTGATTGCTGCACGCGGATAAAAACCTCCAGAAGTCTTGTCTTATGCTTGCGCGTGCCGTCCGCTCATTATCGCTTTATGGAATTGTGCGGGCGGATAAAAGCCTCCAGTTTTCTCTCTGGGCCGAACCAAGCCCGCTTGTGCCGCGTGCTCTTCAGCGCATTATCGTGATTGCTGCACGCGGATAAAACCTCCAAGAAGTCTTGTCTTACGCTTATGCGTGCCGGCGACTCATCAGGCGAAGCCTCCCTCCCATCTTTATCGTCGACGGATAACCGATAA
This window harbors:
- the purM gene encoding phosphoribosylformylglycinamidine cyclo-ligase, producing MTTYRDAGVDIDAGDEFVHRIKPLVRSTFRPEVLTDLGGFGGLFRLQSKQYEDPVLVSGTDGVGTKLKIAFLMDKHDTVGIDLVAMSVNDIAVSGAEPLFFLDYFATGKLAVSKAQQVVGGIAEGCRQAGCALIGGETAEMPSFYADGEYDLAGFAVGVVDKPKIIDGKSIEPGDVLIGLASSGLHSNGYSLVRRILFEKAKLSVASKVPDLDRPIGEILLTPTRIYAKQILALVSEFPIKGIVHITGGGITENLPRVFPPGVRARIHRKVWTVPPVFGLLSRLGQVDREEMYRVFNMGIGLILVVPAPSSAGVLKKAASLGDQAWIIGEMVPASDGTPDVEYAD
- the purN gene encoding phosphoribosylglycinamide formyltransferase → MRVAVLASGRGSNLQAIIDAIEVGTVHATIVAVISNKKDSGALERARKHGVRDLFVDPKPFAGRPDSREVYDRELLEQLNKHDVELVLLAGYMKIVTGVLVNAYANRMMNIHPSLLPSFPGLDVQKKAIEWGCKLAGCTVHFVTEGVDEGPIILQAAVPILDDDTPEILAARILEQEHKIYPRAVQLFAEGRLRVEGRRVTIDQGTPVGQSIISAS